Part of the Desulfolutivibrio sulfoxidireducens genome is shown below.
CCTATGTACCCGGTTTAAAGTGTTACCCATGTTCCCGGTTGCACAGGGAATGATTCCCCCCGGGCGGGGTCCGGGGCGGCAGCCCCGGGGCATTACCCCAATTGGGCGGCGGCGATGTCCCAGTTGACGAGGTTGTCCAAGACGGCTTTGACGTAGTCGGCGCGACGGTTCTGGTAGTCGAGGTAGTAGGCGTGTTCCCAGACGTCGATGGTCAAGATGGGTTTTTGGCCGGAAAGCAGGGGATTGGCGGCGTTGGGGGTTTTGGTCGTCTTGAGCGTGCCGTTGTCCAGGACCAGCCAGGCCCAGCCGCTGGCGAACTGGGAGACGGCGGCGGCGGCGAGTTCCTTTTTGAGGGATTCGACATCGCCGAAGGAGGCGGCGATCATGGTGGCCAGCTTGCCGGTAGGGGCCTTGGGGCCGCCGGGGGTCAGGCCTTTCCAATAAAACGTATGGTTGAAGGCCTGGGCGGCGTTGTTGAAAAGGACGGTATCATCAGGCTTTTTCGCGGCGTCGAGGAAGACCTGGTCCAGATTTTTGGGGGCGGCGGCGGCGGCTTTGAGGAGTTCGTTGGTCTTGTCGTAGTAGGCCTTGGTGTGCTTGCCGTAGTGGAAGCCGACGGTCTTGGCCGAGATGTGGGGTTCCAGGGCGTTTTCGGGATAGGGAAGGGGCGGCATGGCGAATGCCGGGCCCTCGGCTGCGAAGGCCGGGGAACCGGCCAGGGTGGAAAGCGACGACAGAATCAGGCCGGTGGCGGCGGCGAAGCCCAGAAATTCACGTCTGGTGAGGGAACCGGGGGTGGCATCTGCGTTCATGGTGGTGCTCCTTGGGCGGGCGCGCGAAGAGGTTTTGGGAGTAAGGCATCCTCTCCGATTTTAGGCCAGAAGGAAAGCGCGTTTTCATGCGGCGCGGGGTGCTGGTTCCGCCTGGGCGGCGCTTTTTTTGGAACCGAACAGGAAGGCCCCGACCAGGGCGGTGAACGGGGCCACGGCCACCAGTCCGAAGCTGCCGACCAGGGTATTGAGGATTTCGGCGGCCACGTAGATGAGGTTGAAGAGGTTGGAAAGCGGCACCCCCTGGGCCATGAACATCATGAGCAGCGCGATGTACCCGCCGGAATAAGCGAATAAAAGCGTGGTGGTCATGGTGCCGACCACAGCCCGGCCCACGCGCAGCCCCGCGCCAAGGAGCTGGCGGCGGGTGGCTCCGGGCATGCTCCGGGCCACCTCCTCGATGCTGGCGGCCACGTCCATGGCCAAATCCATCATGGCCCCGCAGGAGCCGATGAACACGGCGGCCACGAAGATGCGCCGCAGGTCCAGGTGGCCGTAGCCGGTGTACAGCAGGCTTTCGGCGAAGGGCTTGATGGCCCCGTGCAGCCTGAAGAGATCGGTAAACACCAGGGCCAGGACGCAGGCCGTGCCCACTCCCAGCATGGCGCCGAGAAAGGCGGTCATGCCTTTTCGGGTCACGCCGCCGACCAGGAAGATGATGCAGGCCGTAAGCAGGGTGACCACGCCGAGCGACACCAGCACGGGGTTTATGCCGTTTAAGAATGCGGGGATGAGGATCTTCCAGATGGCCAGGGCGGAAAAGGCGAAGGACAGAAGGGCCTTGGCCCCGGTAAGGCCGCCGAAGGCCAGAAGCAGGGCCGCGAAGAGCCCGAAGAGCACAAGTTCCAGGCCCAGGCGGTAGTGGTCCACGGGGTTGACGTGGGCGATCTGCCCGTTTTCGTCCCGGGTGATAACGACCAGGGCCGTATCGCCCGGGGCGAAAAACTTGTCCATCTCCATCTTGCCCAGAAGCTGGTTGTGGCCGCGCACGGTCTTTCCGGCAAACGGCCCGTCCAGAAGCTCGATCTCCACGGTCTGGACGCCCGTGCGCACCAAGCCGAACTGGACCACGTCGGCGTCTTCGGTGGCCAGGATGTGGCCCTTGCACTGCACGGCCTGAGCGTCGATGTGGGCCTCGTAGCCGGTGGGCAGAAAGACCAGGGCCACGGTCAGGACCAGAAAGATCAGGGAGAGCAGGAGGTCTCGCCTTTTGGCGGGCTCGGTGGAAAGCATGCCTACTCCTTGCGCCGGTTCGGGATGATGCCCATGAAAAATCGTCAGGGGATTCCAAAGGGTGGAGCCCTTTGGCCGCCGAAGGCTTCTCCCTGACGCATTCCTCATGACGGAAATCGGGCGGCGCGGCGAGTGCGCCGCGCCGCCCGGTCGAGGGGGTGAAGCGAGGGTGTGGGCCTAGTTCGCGGCCATCTTGACCGTATCGGGCATGCCCATGGCCGCCTTGAGCTTCTTGGCGATGTCGGTGTTGTCGTAGAACCCGTTGAAGGCCGCGGCCCCGGCGCCCTCGGCCGAGACCGTGACCGGCACGCCGGTGTGGGAATAGGAGGTCCACCCGAGGCCGGCCTTCTGGTTGAGCAGGTGGGTGATGGTCACGGACAGGGGGTTGTAGCCGCCGTAGAGCAGGTAGGCCTGGGGGTCCTTGCCGTCCGCGCCGTAGCCCTTTGCGTCCTCGGTCGCGGCCATGTACAGGTCGAAGGCCTCCTTGATCTTGGCGACCTCGAACTCCTTGAGCACGGCGGCATCCTTGGCGTCACCGGCGAACTTCAGGCCGAAGCTCTCCTCGATCACCGGCTTGACCGCGTCGAAGGAGCAGTTCTGACCGCAATTTTTCTTGAACTCGGCCATCTTGTCGGTAAAGGCCTGGAAGGACATCTTCTGGCCGGTGAGCACGTGGTAGAAGCTGGCGTACTTGGTGCCGGCGAAGCCGATGGTCAAGCCGCCGCACTCATGGTCGCCGGTGACCAGGATGAGCGTCTCGTCGGGGTGCTTTTTCTGGAAGGCCAGGGCCACATCCACGGCCGCATCCACGTCGAGCACGTCGCCGATGGCCCCGGCGGCGTCGTTGGCATGGCAGGCCCAGTCCACCTTGCCGCCCTCGGCCATGATGAAAAAGCCCTGGGGGCCGTCCAGGACCTCGGCGGCCTTGGCCACCAGATCGGCCAGGCTCATGTCCTTTACGGTGCGGTCGATGAGGTAGGGCATGGCCTTGCTGTCCTGGAGCCATTCGTTGATGACGATGACCTTGCCGTCGTTTTTGGTGATCTTCTCGAAGCCTTCCTTGCCGGTGACGACCTTGTACCCGGCGGCCTTGGCCGCCTCGATGGCATTGCCCTGGGGGGCCTTGGATTTCTTGCCCTCGGGGTCCTTGAAGCCGCCGCCACCGAAGAAGTCGAAGCCGCTTTTGACCAGTTCGTGGGCGATTTCATGGTAGTTGTCGCGGCTTTCCTGGTGGGCGTAGAAGCCGCCGGGGGTGGCGTGGTCGATGGACACGGTGGAGATGATGCCCACCTTTTTGCCCTTTTCCTTGGCCAGTTCGGCCACGTTTTTGACGGCCTTGTTGTCCGGGGTGACGCCGAGCATGCCGGAGTTGGTCTTGACCCCGCAGGCCATGGCCGTGGCCGTGTCCGCCGAGTCGGGGATGATGGAGTTGGCGGCGTGGGTGGTCATCATGCCCTGGGCCGGGAGCTTGCTCATGGAGAGCTTCACCGTGCCGTGGGGCTTGCCTTCC
Proteins encoded:
- a CDS encoding YibE/F family protein, whose protein sequence is MLSTEPAKRRDLLLSLIFLVLTVALVFLPTGYEAHIDAQAVQCKGHILATEDADVVQFGLVRTGVQTVEIELLDGPFAGKTVRGHNQLLGKMEMDKFFAPGDTALVVITRDENGQIAHVNPVDHYRLGLELVLFGLFAALLLAFGGLTGAKALLSFAFSALAIWKILIPAFLNGINPVLVSLGVVTLLTACIIFLVGGVTRKGMTAFLGAMLGVGTACVLALVFTDLFRLHGAIKPFAESLLYTGYGHLDLRRIFVAAVFIGSCGAMMDLAMDVAASIEEVARSMPGATRRQLLGAGLRVGRAVVGTMTTTLLFAYSGGYIALLMMFMAQGVPLSNLFNLIYVAAEILNTLVGSFGLVAVAPFTALVGAFLFGSKKSAAQAEPAPRAA
- a CDS encoding alkaline phosphatase, with product MSQHRHGSLGSLGRFHETTRRVAPPTPQNMEDPAMVLHKSFSRSALAFLALAVVLCCGQAGFAAEKQAKYVFFIIGDGMAQPQRTSTEMFLAAREGKPHGTVKLSMSKLPAQGMMTTHAANSIIPDSADTATAMACGVKTNSGMLGVTPDNKAVKNVAELAKEKGKKVGIISTVSIDHATPGGFYAHQESRDNYHEIAHELVKSGFDFFGGGGFKDPEGKKSKAPQGNAIEAAKAAGYKVVTGKEGFEKITKNDGKVIVINEWLQDSKAMPYLIDRTVKDMSLADLVAKAAEVLDGPQGFFIMAEGGKVDWACHANDAAGAIGDVLDVDAAVDVALAFQKKHPDETLILVTGDHECGGLTIGFAGTKYASFYHVLTGQKMSFQAFTDKMAEFKKNCGQNCSFDAVKPVIEESFGLKFAGDAKDAAVLKEFEVAKIKEAFDLYMAATEDAKGYGADGKDPQAYLLYGGYNPLSVTITHLLNQKAGLGWTSYSHTGVPVTVSAEGAGAAAFNGFYDNTDIAKKLKAAMGMPDTVKMAAN
- a CDS encoding superoxide dismutase is translated as MNADATPGSLTRREFLGFAAATGLILSSLSTLAGSPAFAAEGPAFAMPPLPYPENALEPHISAKTVGFHYGKHTKAYYDKTNELLKAAAAAPKNLDQVFLDAAKKPDDTVLFNNAAQAFNHTFYWKGLTPGGPKAPTGKLATMIAASFGDVESLKKELAAAAVSQFASGWAWLVLDNGTLKTTKTPNAANPLLSGQKPILTIDVWEHAYYLDYQNRRADYVKAVLDNLVNWDIAAAQLG